The Sphingobium sp. BYY-5 genome contains a region encoding:
- the rplX gene encoding 50S ribosomal protein L24, with product MSAAKIKKGDKVVILAGKDKGRTGAVLQVLPKDDKVLVEGINVHARHRKPDQANPQGGIERKPAPLHISNVAVADKDGKPTRVRFEDRDGKKVRVAVKSGEVL from the coding sequence ATGAGCGCTGCGAAGATCAAGAAGGGCGACAAGGTCGTCATCCTGGCCGGCAAGGACAAGGGCCGTACCGGTGCCGTCCTGCAGGTGCTGCCGAAGGACGACAAGGTCCTGGTCGAAGGCATCAACGTGCACGCACGTCACCGCAAGCCCGACCAGGCGAACCCGCAGGGTGGCATCGAGCGCAAGCCTGCGCCGCTGCACATTTCGAACGTCGCTGTCGCCGACAAGGATGGCAAGCCGACCCGCGTCCGTTTCGAGGATCGCGACGGCAAGAAGGTCCGCGTCGCCGTCAAGTCCGGTGAGGTGCTGTAA
- the fusA gene encoding elongation factor G encodes MARSHPLERYRNFGIMAHIDAGKTTTTERILYYTGKSYKIGEVHDGAATMDWMEQEQERGITITSAATTCFWNDHRLNIIDTPGHVDFTIEVERSLRVLDGAVAAFDGVAGVEPQSETVWRQADKYKVPRMCFINKLDRTGANFYYCVQTIIDRLGATPAVLYLPIGAESDFKGLVDLVENRAIIWKDENLGAEFSYEEIPADLADKAAEYREKLIELAVEQDDEAMEAYLEGNLPDTATLKKLIRKGTLEQAFTPVLCGSAFKNKGVQPLLDAVVDYLPSPLDIPDVQGINPDTEEPDSRKTADDAPFSGLAFKIMNDPFVGSLTFLRVYSGTLTKGTYLNSVKDKKEKIGRMLLMHANSREDVEAAYAGDIVALAGMKETTTGDTLCAERQPIILERMEFPEPVIELSVEPKTKADQEKMGVALNRLAAEDPSFRVTTDHESGQTIIKGMGELHLEILVDRMKREFKVEANVGAPQVAYREYLKKPVDIDYTHKKQSGGTGQFGRIKVKLTPGERGAGIIFKDEIKGGNIPKEYIPAIEKGMRETAATGSLIGFPIIDFEILLYDGAYHDVDSSALAFEITGRAAMREAAQKAGITLLEPVMKVEVVTPEEYLGDVIGDMNSRRGQIQGTDTRGNAQVVEAMVPLANMFGYVNSLRSFTQGRANYSMIFSHYDEVPQNVADEVKAKMA; translated from the coding sequence ATGGCCCGCAGCCATCCGCTCGAACGCTATCGCAATTTCGGTATCATGGCGCATATCGACGCCGGCAAGACCACCACGACCGAGCGTATCCTTTACTATACCGGCAAGTCCTACAAGATCGGCGAAGTCCATGACGGCGCTGCCACCATGGACTGGATGGAGCAGGAGCAGGAGCGTGGCATCACCATCACGTCGGCTGCGACGACCTGTTTCTGGAACGATCACCGCCTGAACATCATCGACACTCCCGGCCACGTCGACTTCACCATCGAAGTCGAGCGTTCGCTGCGCGTGCTCGACGGCGCGGTCGCCGCGTTCGACGGCGTTGCGGGTGTTGAACCGCAGTCGGAAACCGTGTGGCGCCAGGCGGACAAGTACAAGGTTCCGCGGATGTGCTTCATCAACAAGCTCGACCGCACCGGCGCCAATTTCTATTATTGCGTGCAGACGATCATCGACCGTCTGGGCGCAACCCCGGCCGTCCTGTATCTGCCCATTGGCGCGGAATCGGACTTCAAGGGGCTGGTCGACCTGGTCGAGAATCGCGCGATCATCTGGAAAGATGAGAATCTGGGCGCTGAGTTCTCCTATGAGGAGATTCCGGCCGACCTCGCCGACAAGGCCGCCGAATATCGCGAAAAGCTGATCGAACTCGCCGTCGAACAGGATGACGAGGCGATGGAGGCCTATCTCGAAGGCAATCTGCCCGACACCGCCACGCTCAAGAAGCTGATCCGCAAGGGCACGCTGGAGCAGGCGTTCACGCCGGTGCTGTGCGGCTCGGCGTTCAAGAACAAGGGCGTTCAGCCGCTGCTCGACGCGGTGGTCGACTATCTGCCTTCGCCGCTGGACATCCCCGACGTGCAGGGCATCAACCCCGACACGGAAGAACCCGACAGCCGCAAGACCGCGGACGACGCGCCTTTCTCCGGCCTGGCGTTCAAGATCATGAACGACCCGTTCGTCGGTTCGCTCACCTTCCTGCGCGTCTATTCGGGCACCCTGACCAAGGGCACCTATCTGAACTCGGTCAAGGACAAGAAGGAAAAGATCGGCCGTATGCTCCTCATGCACGCGAACTCGCGTGAGGACGTCGAGGCGGCCTATGCGGGTGACATCGTTGCGCTGGCCGGCATGAAGGAAACCACCACTGGTGATACGCTGTGCGCCGAACGCCAGCCGATCATTCTGGAGCGGATGGAATTTCCTGAGCCGGTGATCGAACTGTCGGTTGAACCCAAGACCAAGGCTGACCAGGAAAAGATGGGCGTCGCGCTCAACCGCCTGGCCGCCGAGGACCCGTCCTTCCGCGTCACGACCGATCACGAATCGGGCCAGACCATCATCAAGGGCATGGGCGAACTTCACCTCGAAATCCTGGTCGACCGCATGAAGCGCGAGTTCAAGGTCGAGGCGAATGTCGGCGCGCCGCAGGTGGCCTATCGCGAATATCTGAAGAAGCCCGTCGACATCGACTATACCCACAAGAAGCAGTCGGGCGGCACCGGCCAGTTCGGCCGCATCAAGGTGAAGCTGACGCCGGGTGAGCGCGGCGCGGGTATCATCTTCAAGGATGAGATCAAGGGCGGTAATATTCCCAAGGAATATATCCCGGCGATCGAAAAGGGTATGCGCGAAACGGCAGCTACCGGCTCGCTGATCGGCTTCCCGATCATCGACTTCGAGATCCTGCTCTATGACGGCGCCTATCATGACGTCGACTCGTCGGCGCTGGCATTCGAAATCACCGGTCGTGCAGCGATGCGCGAAGCGGCGCAGAAGGCGGGCATCACCCTGCTTGAGCCGGTCATGAAGGTCGAGGTCGTCACTCCGGAAGAATATCTGGGCGATGTCATCGGCGACATGAACAGCCGCCGTGGTCAGATCCAGGGCACCGACACCCGCGGCAACGCGCAGGTGGTCGAGGCCATGGTCCCGCTGGCCAACATGTTCGGCTATGTGAACTCGTTGCGTTCGTTCACCCAGGGGCGTGCGAACTATTCGATGATCTTCTCGCATTATGACGAAGTGCCGCAGAATGTGGCGGACGAAGTCAAGGCGAAGATGGCCTGA
- the rplC gene encoding 50S ribosomal protein L3, which yields MRTGVIAKKVGMTRLFQEDGRHIPVTVLALEGNQVVARKEVDRDGYVAVQLGAGVAKVKNVAKPQRGHFAKAEVEPKARLVEFRVAEDALLDVGAEIAADHFIAGQLVDVAGHTQGKGFAGAMKRWGFGGMRATHGVSISHRAHGSTGNRQDPGRVFKNKKMAGHMGDRERTQQNLEIVRTDVERGLLFVKGSVPGAKGTWLTVCDAVKVKRPADVPYPASLKAAGNSNNAPAETPAEEAVAPEATEGQEG from the coding sequence ATGCGCACAGGCGTGATCGCTAAGAAAGTCGGGATGACCCGTCTGTTCCAGGAGGACGGACGGCATATTCCGGTTACGGTTCTGGCCCTTGAGGGCAATCAGGTCGTGGCTCGCAAGGAAGTTGATCGTGACGGTTATGTTGCGGTTCAGCTCGGTGCGGGTGTCGCGAAGGTCAAGAATGTCGCCAAGCCGCAGCGCGGCCACTTCGCCAAGGCGGAAGTGGAGCCGAAGGCGCGCCTGGTCGAATTCCGTGTCGCCGAGGACGCGCTCCTCGATGTCGGCGCCGAGATCGCGGCCGATCATTTCATCGCTGGCCAGTTGGTCGACGTTGCCGGTCACACCCAGGGTAAGGGTTTTGCCGGCGCCATGAAGCGCTGGGGCTTCGGCGGTATGCGCGCTACCCACGGCGTGTCGATCAGCCACCGTGCCCATGGTTCTACGGGTAATCGTCAGGATCCGGGTCGCGTCTTCAAGAACAAGAAGATGGCCGGTCACATGGGTGATCGCGAGCGAACCCAGCAGAACCTGGAAATCGTGCGCACCGACGTCGAGCGCGGTCTGCTGTTCGTCAAGGGCAGCGTTCCGGGCGCCAAGGGCACCTGGCTGACCGTCTGCGACGCCGTCAAGGTGAAGCGTCCCGCCGACGTTCCGTATCCCGCCAGCCTGAAGGCTGCGGGGAACAGCAACAACGCTCCGGCCGAGACGCCTGCTGAAGAAGCAGTCGCTCCCGAAGCGACCGAAGGCCAGGAGGGCTAA
- the tuf gene encoding elongation factor Tu, with amino-acid sequence MAKAKFERNKPHCNIGTIGHVDHGKTSLTAAITKVLAETGGATFVDYANIDKAPEERERGITISTAHVEYETEARHYAHVDCPGHADYVKNMITGAAQMDGAILVVSATDGPMPQTREHILLARQVGVPQLVVFMNKVDLVDDAEILELVELEIRELLSSYDFDGDNIPVIPGSAAAALQDKTPEIGHDAVLKLMAAVDSFIPQPERPVDKAFLMPIEDVFSISGRGTVVTGRVETGIIKVGEEVEIVGLKPTTKTTVTGVEMFRKLLDEGRAGDNIGALVRGTKREEVERGQVLAKPGTITPHTEFDAEVYVLSKEEGGRHTPFFANYRPQFYFRTTDVTGEVILPEGTEMVMPGDNVKLGVKLIAPIAMDSGLRFAIREGGRTVGAGVVGTISK; translated from the coding sequence ATGGCTAAGGCTAAGTTTGAGCGGAACAAGCCGCACTGCAACATCGGCACCATCGGTCACGTCGACCATGGCAAGACCTCGCTGACCGCGGCGATCACCAAGGTACTCGCCGAAACCGGCGGCGCGACCTTCGTCGACTATGCGAATATCGACAAGGCGCCCGAAGAGCGCGAGCGTGGCATCACCATTTCGACCGCCCACGTCGAATATGAGACCGAAGCCCGTCACTACGCGCACGTCGACTGCCCCGGCCACGCTGACTACGTCAAGAACATGATTACCGGTGCCGCCCAGATGGACGGTGCGATCCTGGTTGTGTCGGCCACCGACGGCCCGATGCCGCAGACCCGCGAGCACATCCTGCTCGCTCGCCAGGTTGGCGTGCCGCAGCTCGTCGTGTTCATGAACAAGGTCGACCTGGTCGACGACGCCGAAATCCTCGAACTGGTCGAGCTGGAAATCCGCGAGCTGCTCAGCTCGTACGATTTCGACGGCGACAATATCCCCGTCATCCCCGGTTCGGCTGCCGCTGCCCTTCAGGACAAGACCCCTGAAATCGGCCACGACGCCGTTCTGAAGCTGATGGCCGCTGTCGACAGCTTCATTCCGCAGCCGGAGCGTCCGGTTGACAAGGCGTTCCTGATGCCGATCGAAGACGTGTTCTCGATCTCCGGTCGCGGCACCGTCGTCACCGGTCGTGTCGAAACCGGCATCATCAAGGTTGGTGAAGAAGTCGAGATCGTCGGTCTGAAGCCGACCACCAAGACCACCGTCACCGGCGTTGAAATGTTCCGCAAGCTGCTCGACGAAGGTCGTGCGGGCGACAACATCGGCGCGCTGGTTCGCGGCACGAAGCGTGAAGAAGTCGAGCGCGGTCAGGTTCTGGCCAAGCCCGGCACCATCACTCCGCACACCGAGTTCGACGCCGAAGTCTACGTTCTGTCGAAGGAAGAAGGCGGCCGTCACACCCCGTTCTTCGCGAACTATCGCCCGCAGTTCTACTTCCGTACCACGGACGTGACCGGCGAAGTGATCCTGCCCGAAGGCACCGAGATGGTCATGCCTGGCGACAATGTGAAGCTCGGCGTTAAGCTCATCGCCCCGATCGCGATGGACTCCGGTCTGCGTTTCGCAATCCGTGAAGGCGGTCGTACCGTCGGCGCAGGGGTTGTCGGCACGATCTCGAAGTAA
- the rplP gene encoding 50S ribosomal protein L16, whose product MLQPKKMKFRKTFKGRIKGDAKGGSALNFGSYGLKALEPERVTARQIEAARRAITRHIRRQGRLWIRVFPDVPVSKKPAEVRQGKGKGSVEYWAARVKPGRILFELDGVPGPLAAEAFSRAAMKLPIKTKVVARLGDTSHLEG is encoded by the coding sequence ATGCTGCAACCGAAAAAAATGAAGTTCCGCAAGACCTTCAAGGGCCGGATCAAGGGCGACGCCAAGGGCGGTTCGGCTTTGAACTTCGGTTCCTATGGTCTGAAGGCACTGGAACCTGAGCGTGTCACCGCGCGTCAGATCGAGGCGGCGCGCCGCGCGATCACCCGTCATATTCGCCGTCAGGGCCGTCTGTGGATCCGCGTGTTCCCCGACGTTCCCGTGTCGAAGAAGCCTGCCGAAGTCCGTCAGGGCAAGGGCAAGGGTTCGGTCGAATATTGGGCCGCTCGTGTCAAGCCGGGCCGTATCCTGTTCGAACTGGATGGCGTCCCCGGTCCGCTCGCAGCAGAGGCCTTCTCGCGCGCCGCGATGAAGCTGCCCATCAAGACGAAGGTCGTTGCCCGCCTCGGCGACACCTCGCACCTGGAGGGTTAA
- the rpsJ gene encoding 30S ribosomal protein S10, which translates to MDSNIRIRLKAFDHRVLDQATGDIADTARRTGALIRGPIPLPTRIEKFTVNRGPHIDKKSREQFEVRTYKRMLDIVQPTPQTVDALMKLDLAAGVNVEIKLA; encoded by the coding sequence ATGGACAGCAATATCCGCATTCGCCTCAAGGCGTTCGATCATCGCGTGCTCGATCAGGCGACCGGCGACATCGCCGACACCGCCCGCCGCACCGGCGCCCTCATTCGCGGTCCGATTCCCCTTCCGACGCGCATCGAAAAGTTCACGGTCAACCGTGGTCCGCACATCGACAAGAAGTCGCGCGAGCAGTTCGAGGTCCGCACCTACAAGCGTATGCTTGACATTGTGCAGCCGACGCCGCAGACGGTCGACGCGCTGATGAAGCTGGACCTGGCTGCCGGCGTGAACGTCGAGATCAAGTTGGCATAA
- a CDS encoding 50S ribosomal protein L23, with translation MAKKEAATVNNRHFDVVVAPVITEKSTLLSENNAVVFKVAGDATKPEIKAAVEALFGVTVKAVNTLVQKGKVKRWKGKPYKRSDVKKAIVTLTADSKSIDVTTGI, from the coding sequence ATGGCTAAGAAAGAAGCCGCGACCGTGAACAACCGTCATTTCGATGTGGTTGTCGCGCCGGTCATCACCGAGAAGTCGACCCTTCTCTCCGAGAACAACGCCGTGGTCTTCAAGGTCGCCGGCGATGCCACCAAGCCGGAGATCAAGGCGGCTGTCGAAGCCCTGTTCGGCGTGACCGTGAAGGCGGTCAACACGCTGGTTCAGAAGGGCAAGGTCAAGCGCTGGAAGGGTAAGCCCTACAAGCGTTCGGACGTGAAGAAGGCGATCGTGACGCTTACTGCCGACAGTAAGTCCATCGACGTCACCACCGGTATTTGA
- the rpsS gene encoding 30S ribosomal protein S19 yields MARSVWKGPFVDLSLLKKAEAAQDAGGRAPIKTWSRRSTILPQFVGLTFNVYNGRKHVPVSVNEDMVGHKLGEFAPTRYFPGHAADKKGKR; encoded by the coding sequence ATGGCTCGTTCCGTCTGGAAAGGTCCGTTCGTGGACCTCAGCCTTCTGAAGAAGGCGGAAGCCGCGCAGGACGCGGGTGGCCGTGCGCCGATCAAGACCTGGTCGCGTCGTTCCACCATCCTGCCGCAGTTCGTTGGCCTGACGTTCAACGTCTATAACGGCCGCAAGCATGTTCCGGTGTCCGTTAACGAGGATATGGTTGGTCACAAGCTGGGCGAATTCGCCCCGACCCGCTACTTCCCCGGTCACGCTGCCGACAAGAAGGGCAAGCGCTAA
- the rpmC gene encoding 50S ribosomal protein L29 codes for MANVADLKTKTDDELSTELNNLKREQFNLRFQAATNQLEKPSRVKEVRRSIAQIKTLQSERNRSAAK; via the coding sequence GTGGCGAACGTTGCCGACCTCAAGACCAAGACGGACGACGAACTGTCGACCGAACTCAACAACCTGAAGCGCGAGCAGTTCAACCTGCGTTTCCAGGCGGCCACCAACCAACTGGAAAAGCCCAGCCGGGTGAAGGAAGTTCGCCGGTCGATTGCGCAGATCAAGACCCTTCAGTCCGAGCGTAACCGCTCGGCTGCGAAGTAA
- the rplV gene encoding 50S ribosomal protein L22: MSKEKAPRRVADNEALAVGTQIRGSAQKLNLVATLIRGRKVEEALNILAFSKKAMAVDVRKVLASAIANAENNHNLDVDALVVAEASVGKSFTLKRFHARGRGKSTRILKPFSRVRIVVREAAEEAEA, translated from the coding sequence ATGAGCAAGGAAAAGGCTCCCCGTCGCGTCGCCGACAATGAGGCGCTGGCCGTTGGCACGCAGATCCGTGGTTCGGCCCAGAAGCTGAACCTGGTGGCGACGCTCATCCGCGGCCGCAAGGTCGAGGAAGCGCTGAACATCCTCGCCTTCTCGAAGAAGGCGATGGCGGTTGACGTGCGCAAGGTGCTGGCTTCGGCCATCGCCAATGCGGAAAACAATCACAATCTGGACGTCGACGCTCTGGTCGTCGCGGAAGCATCGGTGGGCAAGAGCTTCACCCTGAAGCGCTTCCACGCTCGCGGCCGCGGCAAGTCGACCCGGATCCTGAAGCCCTTCAGCCGCGTGCGTATCGTCGTGCGTGAAGCTGCAGAAGAGGCGGAGGCGTAA
- the rpsQ gene encoding 30S ribosomal protein S17, whose translation MPKRVLTGTVVSDKTDKTVVVRVERKVKHALYGKIIRRSKKYHAHDEGNVYKEGETVRIEETAPISKLKTWKVIERVDTHKSPETAA comes from the coding sequence ATGCCCAAGCGCGTGCTGACGGGAACGGTGGTTTCCGACAAGACCGACAAGACGGTGGTGGTTCGTGTAGAGCGCAAGGTTAAGCATGCGCTCTACGGCAAGATTATCCGCCGTTCGAAGAAGTATCACGCCCATGACGAGGGCAATGTCTACAAGGAAGGCGAAACGGTCCGCATCGAAGAGACCGCGCCGATTTCCAAGCTCAAAACCTGGAAGGTCATCGAGCGCGTGGACACCCACAAGTCGCCGGAGACGGCGGCCTGA
- the rplB gene encoding 50S ribosomal protein L2, producing MALKHYNPTSPAQRGLILVDRSGLHKGKPVKALTEGKRKTGGRNNKGHVTSRGIAGGHKQRYRIIDFKRRLWDVEGTVERLEYDPNRTAFIALVNYADGTQAYVLAPQRLAPGDKIVAGKKTDVKPGNAMELGQMPVGTIIHNIEMKPGKGGQLCRSAGTYAQLVGRDRGMVMVRLSSGEQRYIRSDCMGTVGAVSNPDNANTNLAKAGRNRWLGKRPLTRGVAKNPVDHPHGGGEGRTSGGRHPVTPWGKPTKGARTRHNKATDKFIIRSRHAKKKR from the coding sequence ATGGCACTCAAGCACTATAACCCGACGAGCCCGGCCCAGCGTGGCCTGATCCTCGTCGACCGCAGCGGTCTGCACAAGGGCAAGCCCGTCAAGGCGCTTACCGAAGGCAAGCGCAAGACCGGTGGCCGCAACAACAAGGGCCATGTGACGTCGCGCGGCATCGCCGGCGGCCACAAGCAGCGTTACCGCATCATCGACTTCAAGCGTCGCCTGTGGGACGTTGAGGGCACGGTCGAGCGTCTGGAATATGACCCCAACCGCACCGCCTTCATCGCGCTGGTCAACTATGCCGACGGCACCCAGGCCTATGTCCTGGCGCCGCAGCGTCTTGCTCCCGGTGACAAGATCGTCGCCGGCAAGAAGACCGACGTGAAGCCCGGCAACGCGATGGAACTGGGCCAGATGCCGGTCGGCACCATCATCCACAATATCGAGATGAAGCCCGGCAAGGGTGGACAGCTCTGCCGTTCGGCGGGCACCTATGCCCAGTTGGTTGGTCGCGATCGTGGCATGGTGATGGTCCGTCTGTCGTCGGGCGAGCAGCGCTACATCCGTTCGGACTGCATGGGCACCGTTGGTGCCGTGTCCAACCCGGACAACGCCAACACCAACCTCGCCAAGGCCGGCCGCAACCGCTGGCTCGGCAAGCGTCCTCTGACGCGCGGTGTGGCGAAGAACCCGGTCGATCACCCGCATGGCGGTGGTGAAGGCCGGACCTCCGGCGGCCGTCATCCGGTTACGCCCTGGGGCAAGCCGACTAAGGGTGCGCGCACCCGCCACAACAAGGCGACGGACAAGTTCATTATCCGTAGCCGCCACGCGAAGAAGAAGAGGTAA
- the rpsL gene encoding 30S ribosomal protein S12 — protein sequence MPTINQLVRKGRELQKTKSKVPAMDANPQKRGVCTRVYTTTPKKPNSALRKVAKVRLVNQREVITYIPGEGHNLQEHSVVLIRGGRVRDLPGVRYHVLRGVLDTQGVKDRKQSRSKYGAKRPK from the coding sequence ATGCCAACAATCAACCAGTTGGTCCGCAAGGGCCGCGAACTGCAGAAGACCAAATCGAAGGTCCCTGCAATGGATGCGAACCCGCAGAAGCGCGGCGTTTGCACCCGCGTCTACACGACAACCCCGAAGAAGCCGAACTCGGCTCTCCGTAAGGTGGCGAAGGTGCGTCTGGTCAACCAGCGCGAAGTCATCACCTACATTCCGGGTGAAGGTCATAACCTTCAGGAGCACAGCGTTGTGCTGATCCGTGGCGGCCGCGTACGCGACCTTCCCGGTGTGCGCTATCATGTGCTGCGCGGCGTTCTGGATACCCAGGGCGTCAAGGATCGTAAGCAGAGCCGTTCGAAGTACGGCGCGAAGCGTCCGAAGTAA
- the rpsG gene encoding 30S ribosomal protein S7, with translation MSRRRRPEKRVILPDPKFGDIVLSKFMNSIMQDGKKAVAESIVYGALETVETRAKKDPIGMFHDALNNVKPGIEVRSRRVGGATYQVPVEVRPERAQALAIRWLITAARNRSETTMAARLSGELLDAANNRGNAVKKREDTHRMAEANRAFSHYRW, from the coding sequence ATGTCACGTCGTCGTCGCCCCGAAAAGCGCGTTATCCTGCCGGATCCCAAGTTCGGTGATATCGTGCTGTCGAAGTTCATGAACAGCATCATGCAGGACGGCAAGAAGGCCGTTGCTGAATCGATCGTCTATGGCGCTCTCGAAACCGTCGAGACCCGCGCCAAGAAGGATCCGATCGGCATGTTCCATGATGCCCTGAACAATGTGAAGCCGGGCATCGAGGTCCGCAGTCGCCGCGTTGGCGGTGCGACCTACCAGGTTCCCGTCGAAGTGCGTCCTGAGCGCGCCCAGGCACTGGCCATTCGCTGGCTGATTACTGCCGCGCGCAATCGCAGCGAAACCACCATGGCCGCGCGCCTGTCGGGTGAGCTGCTGGACGCCGCCAACAACCGCGGCAATGCCGTGAAGAAGCGCGAAGACACGCACCGCATGGCGGAAGCGAACCGCGCCTTCTCGCACTATCGCTGGTAA
- the rpsC gene encoding 30S ribosomal protein S3, which yields MGHKSNPIGLRLQINRTWDSRWFAEGADYGRLLLEDLKIRQYIMKNLPQAAISKVVIERPAKLCRVSIYAARPGVIIGKKGADIEKLRKKLGSLTSSDVSLNIVEIRKPEVDSKLVAQGIADQLERRVAFRRAMKRAVQSALRLGAEGIKITCGGRLGGAEIARVEWYREGRVPLHTLRANVDYAEATAHTAYGVCGIKVWIFKGEILGHDPFATDRLMLEAQTSGVRPAR from the coding sequence ATGGGTCACAAGAGCAATCCGATCGGTCTGCGTTTGCAGATCAACCGTACCTGGGACAGCCGTTGGTTCGCGGAAGGCGCCGACTATGGTCGCCTGCTGCTGGAGGATCTTAAGATCCGCCAGTATATCATGAAGAACCTGCCGCAGGCCGCGATCTCCAAGGTCGTGATCGAGCGTCCGGCCAAGCTGTGCCGCGTATCGATCTACGCTGCCCGTCCCGGTGTCATCATCGGCAAGAAGGGCGCGGACATCGAGAAGCTGCGCAAGAAGCTGGGCAGCCTGACCTCTTCGGACGTCAGCCTGAACATCGTCGAAATCCGCAAGCCGGAAGTCGATTCCAAGCTCGTTGCGCAGGGCATCGCCGATCAGCTCGAACGTCGCGTGGCGTTCCGCCGTGCGATGAAGCGTGCGGTGCAGTCGGCCCTGCGTCTGGGCGCCGAAGGCATCAAGATCACCTGCGGCGGCCGTCTGGGCGGCGCGGAGATCGCGCGTGTCGAATGGTATCGTGAAGGTCGCGTTCCGCTGCACACGCTGCGCGCGAACGTCGACTATGCCGAAGCCACGGCGCACACCGCTTATGGCGTGTGCGGCATCAAGGTCTGGATCTTCAAGGGCGAGATTCTCGGCCATGATCCGTTCGCGACCGACCGGCTGATGCTGGAGGCTCAAACCTCCGGCGTGCGCCCGGCGCGCTGA
- the rplN gene encoding 50S ribosomal protein L14, translating into MIQMQSNLDVADNSGAKRVQCIKVLGGSKRRFASVGDIIVVSIKEAAPRGKVKKGDVHRAVIVRTAKDVRRADGSVIRFDGNAAVLINKNEEPIGTRIFGPVVRELRAKKHMKIISLAPEVL; encoded by the coding sequence ATGATCCAGATGCAATCCAATCTTGACGTCGCTGACAACAGCGGCGCCAAGCGCGTCCAGTGCATCAAGGTGCTGGGCGGCTCGAAGCGTCGCTTCGCGAGCGTGGGCGACATCATCGTCGTCTCGATCAAGGAAGCTGCGCCTCGTGGCAAGGTGAAGAAGGGTGACGTGCATCGCGCCGTCATCGTGCGCACCGCCAAGGACGTGCGTCGCGCTGATGGCAGCGTGATTCGCTTCGACGGCAATGCCGCTGTGCTCATCAACAAGAACGAGGAGCCGATCGGCACCCGTATCTTTGGCCCGGTCGTTCGCGAACTGCGCGCCAAGAAGCACATGAAGATCATCTCGCTCGCCCCTGAGGTGCTGTAA
- the rplD gene encoding 50S ribosomal protein L4 produces the protein MKVNVQTLDAQAAGEVELNDAVFGIEPRTDILHRVVTWQLEKRRAPARATRERSDVARTGKKFGRQKGGGTARHGDRKAPIFIGGGKAHGARARDFGHDLNKKVRALGLKMALSAKAKDGSLIVLDTLDVAEGKTKALVAHLAKLNLTKALFIDGDAVNVSFAKASANIIGVNLLPAVGANVYDILKADSLVLTRAAVEKLEARFNG, from the coding sequence ATGAAGGTCAATGTACAGACCCTCGACGCGCAAGCTGCCGGTGAAGTGGAGCTGAACGATGCCGTGTTCGGTATCGAGCCTCGCACCGATATCCTGCACCGCGTCGTCACCTGGCAGCTCGAAAAGCGTCGTGCCCCGGCCCGCGCTACCCGCGAGCGTTCGGATGTCGCCCGCACCGGCAAGAAGTTCGGTCGCCAGAAGGGCGGCGGTACGGCTCGTCACGGCGATCGCAAGGCGCCCATCTTCATCGGCGGTGGTAAGGCGCACGGCGCCCGCGCCCGTGACTTCGGTCACGACCTCAACAAGAAGGTGCGTGCGCTTGGCCTGAAGATGGCCCTGTCGGCCAAGGCCAAGGACGGTTCGCTGATCGTTCTCGACACGCTCGACGTGGCGGAAGGCAAGACCAAGGCTCTGGTCGCGCACCTCGCCAAGCTGAACCTGACCAAGGCGCTGTTCATCGACGGCGATGCGGTCAATGTCAGTTTCGCGAAGGCTTCGGCGAACATCATCGGCGTGAACCTGCTGCCGGCCGTTGGCGCCAACGTCTACGACATCCTGAAGGCCGATTCGCTGGTGCTTACCCGCGCCGCGGTCGAAAAGCTGGAGGCCCGTTTCAATGGCTAA